In Oryza brachyantha chromosome 1, ObraRS2, whole genome shotgun sequence, the following are encoded in one genomic region:
- the LOC102712878 gene encoding epsin-2-like, with translation MDATSPFSFHELRRQASSYLTDKIRSARLALTDVTPTQLMTEEATSGDASPPNVKTMSLIARQAFEIDEYVRIADILHKRFARFDRRQWREAYKALLLLEHLLTHGPRSVASEFQRDREVIQQMVTFQHIDEKGFNWGMTVKSKSERVLKLLERGPFLEEERERARKIAREIKGFGSFNLSSAQASGQAAAARASMGQCYGRSNSRFEDRWRREDCVDDGDKENLVASTPEPDQAEELHRRHPFHSFAQQPPEAMLLLSQ, from the exons ATGGACGCGACGTCGCCCTTCAGCTTCCACGAGCTCAGGCGGCAGGCCTCGTCCTACCTCACCGACAAGATCCGCTCCGCGCGGCTCGCGCTGACCGACGTCACCCCGACGCAGCT GATGACGGAGGAGGCGACGAGCGGGGACGCGTCGCCGCCGAACGTGAAGACGATGAGCCTCATCGCGCGGCAGGCGTTCGAGATCGACGAGTACGTCAGGATCGCCGACATCCTCCACAAGAG GTTCGCGAGGTTCGACAGGCGGCAGTGGCGGGAGGCGTACAAggcgctgctcctcctcgAGCACCTCCTGACGCACGGCCCCCGCAGCGTCGCGTCGGAGTTCCAGAGGGACCGGGAGGTCATCCAGCAGATGGTCACCTTCCAGCACATCGACGAGAAAGG TTTCAACTGGGGGATGACGGTGAAGAGCAAGTCGGAGCGCGTGCTGAAGCTGCTGGAGCGGGGGCCGTTcctggaggaggagcgggagcgggcgCGCAAGATCGCGCGCGAGATCAAGGGGTTCGGCAGCTTCAACCTCAGCAGCGCGCAGGCGTCGGGCCAAGCCGCTGCCGCCCGCGCGTCGATGGGCCAGTGCTACGGACGGAGCAACTCGCGGTTCGAGGACcggtggaggagggaggactgcgtcgacgacggcgacaagGAGAACCTGGTGGCGTCGACGCCCGAGCCAGATCAGGCGGAGGAGCTGCACCGTCGCCACCCGTTCCACAGCTTCGCGCAACAGCCACCGGAGGCGATGCTGCTGCTGAGCCAGTGA
- the LOC102703169 gene encoding fasciclin-like arabinogalactan protein 4, with the protein MRGGAGVVPPASGLALGAVLLLAVLPSRAGGVNVTAALAAFPGFSDFARLLASSPVAEELAARSSLTLLAVPNNNLPRSPSAFATASGADIADVLRYHVLLEYLSPSDLARLPASGKLVTTLFQTTGRASSDLGAVNLTVGGNSTVVVRSPAPFPGSNATVLGSVTAVPYNLSVLAVGGLIVPYGLDIAASASRPAGVNITHVLADARGFNVAASMLEASGVADEFLADERGAGITVFVPTDDAFAGLPATDRLQSLPADRKVTVLRFHVLHSYYPLGSLESIVNPVQPTLATERAEAGQFTLNITRVNGSVAIDTGVVQASITRTVFDQNPVAVFAVSKVLLPKDMFSRDGVDSAATAPPPAAMAPDVADSVQTPPTRLSSPPALRGGTDSKSSSAFPTARAINRWCILLVFLKLHLFLLPLV; encoded by the coding sequence ATGCGGGGTGGAGCGGGAGTCGTTCCACCGGCGTCGGGCCTCGCGCTCGGGGCGGTGCTGCTTCTCGCCGTGCTGCCGTCCCGGGCGGGCGGGGTGAACGTGACGGCGGCGCTCGCGGCTTTCCCCGGCTTCTCCGACTTCGCGCGGCTCCTGGCGTCGAGCCCGGTGGCCGAGGAGCTGGCGGCGCGGTCGTCCCTGACGCTGCTGGCCGTGCCGAACAACAACCTGCCGCGCTCGCCCTCGGCGTTCGCGACGGCCTCCGGCGCGGACATCGCCGACGTGCTGCGGTACCACGTCCTGCTCGAGTACCTTTCCCCTTCTGACCTCGCGCGCCTCCCCGCCTCCGGGAAGCTCGTGACGACGCTGTTCCAGACCACCGGGCGCGCGTCCTCTGATCTCGGCGCCGTCAACCTCACCGTTGGGGGCAACTCCACCGTCGTGGTCCGGTCGCCGGCGCCTTTCCCGGGGTCCAACGCCACCGTCCTCGGTTCCGTCACCGCGGTGCCTTACAACCTAAGCGTGCTCGCTGTGGGCGGCCTCATCGTCCCCTACGGGCTCGACATCGCAGCCTCCGCCAGCCGCCCGGCTGGCGTCAACATCACCCATGTCCTCGCGGACGCGCGGGGGTTCAACGTCGCTGCCTCCATGCTGGAGGCGTCGGGCGTCGCGGACGAATTCCTGGCAGACGAGCGCGGCGCCGGCATCACGGTCTTCGTGCCCACCGACGATGCCTTCGCTGGCCTCCCCGCCACCGATCGTCTCCAGTCCCTCCCCGCAGATCGCAAGGTCACCGTGCTTCGCTTCCACGTGCTGCACTCATACTATCCGCTCGGCTCCCTCGAGTCCATCGTGAACCCCGTGCAGCCCACGCTCGCCACTGAGCGCGCCGAGGCTGGCCAGTTTACGCTAAACATCACGCGCGTCAACGGCTCCGTGGCCATCGACACCGGCGTCGTGCAGGCTTCGATCACCCGCACGGTGTTCGACCAAAACCCCGTTGCGGTGTTCGCCGTCTCAAAGGTTCTGCTACCCAAGGACATGTTCAGCCGGGACGGTGTCGACAGCGCTGCcacggcaccgccgccggccgcgatGGCGCCAGATGTCGCTGATAGCGTGCAGACGCCACCGACGAGACTGTCGTCACCGCCAGCCCTGCGGGGCGGCACCGATAGCAAGTCATCATCGGCATTTCCAACGGCAAGGGCAATTAATCGGTGGTGTATACTGTTGGTATTCCTAAAGCTGCATCTGTTTCTACTACCTCTGGTATGA
- the LOC102703442 gene encoding protein ESMERALDA 1-like, which translates to MQNHAYSRLGSGGGGAVPSPPSSPRWGPGRRSTVKGGLGRAGAGGAGAGAVRGGGVVRRAARAVLAALLRRQAVFLFAPLLYVAAMLLYMGSISLDSVPRIISRPALGSLYRSPQLYARLRADMDADNATDALATVWRHAYKGGIWRPCINNNIYDLPESNGYIYVEANGGLNQQRASICNAVAVAGFLNATLVIPNFHYHSIWRDPSKFSDIYDEEHFLQRLKNDVRVVDKVPEFIMERFGHNLSNVFNFKIKAWSPIQYYKDAVLPKLIEERLIRISPFANRLSFDAPSAVQRLRCLANFEALKFSKPITTLSDILVSRMREKSAENNGKYVAVHLRFEEDMVAFSCCVFDGGEEEKMELDAARERGWRGKFTRPGRVIKPGAIRMNGKCPLTPLEVGLMLRGMGFSNNTAIYLASGRIYKAEKNMAPLLEMFPLLQTKETLASDEELAPFKNFSSRMAAIDYSVCVHSEVFVTTQGGNFPHFLLGHRRYLYGGHSKTIKPDKRRLAILFDSPRIGWKSLKRQLVNMRTHSDAKGIEMKRANESIYTFPCPDCMCRSNKSEHSKPIQAR; encoded by the exons ATGCAGAACCACGCGTACAGCCGGCttgggagcggcggcggcggggccgtgccgtcgccgccgtcttcgcCGCGGTGGGGGCCGGGGAGGAGGTCGACGGTGAAGGGCGGGTTGGGGAGGGccggggcgggcggcgccggcgccggcgccgtgcgtGGCGGAGGCGTCgtgcggagggcggcgagggcggtgcTCGCCGCTCTGCTGCGGCGGCAGGCGGTCTTCCTCTTCGCTCCGCTGCTGTACGTGGCGGCGATGCTGCTCTATATGGGCTCCATCTCTCTGGACAGCGTGCCCCGAATCATCTCGCGCCCGGCGCTCGGTTCTCTGTACCGCAGCCCGCAGCTCTACGCCCGCCTGCGCGCCGACATGGACGCTGACAACGCCACTGACGCT CTAGCAACTGTATGGAGACATGCTTACAAGGGTGGCATTTGGCGACCTTGCATAAACAATAATATCTATG aTTTGCCTGAATCGAATGGCTACATATATGTGGAGGCTAATGGTGGTTTGAATCAGCAAAGGGCATCG ATATGCAATGCTGTTGCGGTTGCTGGTTTTCTAAATGCAACTCTTGTGATCCCGAACTTTCACTATCACAGCATCTGGAGGGATCCTAG CAAATTTAGTGATATTTATGATGAGGAACACTTTCTCCAACGGTTGAAAAATGATGTCCGTGTAGTTGACAAGGTGCCTGAGTTTATTATGGAGAGATTTGGTCACAATTTGAGtaatgtatttaatttcaAGATAAAGGCTTGGTCTCCTATCCAATACTACAAAGATGCTGTTCTTCCTAAGTTGATCGAAGAAAG GCTCATAAGGATATCACCTTTTGCAAACCGATTGTCATTTGATGCTCCATCAGCTGTTCAACGGTTGAGATGTCTGGCTAATTTTGAAGCCTTAAAGTTTTCTAAACCAATCACAACTTTATCTGACATTTTAGTATCTCGAATGAGAGAAAAAAGTGCTGAAAACAATGGGAAATATGTAGCGGTGCATCTCCGTTTTGAAGAG gATATGGTTGCATTCTCTTGTTGTGTCTTTGATGGTGGTGAAGAGGAGAAGATGGAACTGGATGCAGCCAGGGAGAGGGGTTGGAGAGGAAAGTTTACTAGGCCAGGACGTGTAATAAAGCCTGGAGCAATAAGAATGAATGGGAAATGCCCGCTTACACCTTTGGAG GTTGGGTTAATGCTTCGCGGGATGGGTTTCAGCAATAACACTGCAATATATTTGGCTTCTGGAAGGATATATAAAGCAGAGAAGAACATGGCACCTCTCCTTGAAATGTTTCCTCTTTTGCAGACAAAAGAAACATTGGCATCAGATGAAGAACTTGCTCCATTCAAG AATTTCTCCTCAAGGATGGCAGCTATCGACTACAGTGTCTGTGTTCATAGTGAGGTTTTTGTGACTACTCAAGGTGGAAATTTTCCTCACTTCCTTCTTGGTCATAGGAGATACCTTTATGGTGGTCATTCGAAGACAATTAAGCCTGATAAAAGAAGATTGGCCATACTCTTCGATAGTCCACGTATCGG ATGGAAGTCACTAAAACGTCAATTGGTGAACATGAGAACACACAGCGATGCCAAGGGTATTGAAATGAAAAGAGCAAATGAATCTATATACACCTTTCCATGCCCTGACTGCATGTGCCGATCCAACAAATCAGAACACTCTAAACCCATCCAGGCTAGATAG
- the LOC102713155 gene encoding pentatricopeptide repeat-containing protein At4g11690-like isoform X1 translates to MWGATAAAVRRLCAAGNVRSALAMLARGVKAGDAALDVTACTALVHGCCRGGDVAEARRVFDVMPLLGLAPNEVTYTALMHGYFIHGHKEKGFSLFEDMRRVGVEPNLYTYNCLIGECCRTGEFERAHNLFDEMSEKGIVRNAVSYNTLIAGLCKHGKLWNAARLLDRMRKEGTRPSIITFNLLVDGYGKAGKMSNALHFFNQMKAAGFQPSAVTYNMLIAGFCRARDMTRANRALSDMKERGLEPTKVTYTILIDSFARENDTDKVFEMLTGMEKAGLEVDVRTYGVLIRALCMEGNMKDAKKLFQSMGEKGVEPSNVIYDMMIYGYGREGSSYKALKFIMEMRQKGLVPNSASYSLTIRILCRDDKCQEAEALIDDMVHAGLQTSESIRQALLDAKARWRGSTDSSFA, encoded by the coding sequence ATGTGGGGAGCCACAGCCGCAGCGGTGCGGCGGCTCTGCGCGGCCGGCAACGTCCGCTCGGCGCTCGCGATGCTGGCCCGCGGGGTGaaggcgggcgacgcggcgctgGACGTGACCGCGTGCACCGCGCTCGTCCACGGCTGCTGCAGGGGCGGCGATGTGGCGGAAGCACGGAGGGTGTTCGATGTAATGCCGCTCTTGGGCTTGGCGCCTAACGAGGTCACTTACACTGCTCTGATGCATGGCTACTTCATCCATGGCCACAAGGAAAAGGGTTTTTCCTTGTTTGAGGATATGAGGAGGGTTGGAGTTGAGCCGAACCTTTACACCTACAACTGCTTGATCGGAGAGTGTTGCAGGACAGGGGAATTCGAGCGCGCCCATAACTTGTTCGACGAAATGTCTGAGAAGGGCATTGTGCGCAATGCTGTTAGCTATAACACCCTCATCGCCGGCCTATGCAAGCATGGCAAGCTGTGGAATGCCGCCAGGCTATTGGATAGGATGAGGAAGGAGGGTACCCGTCCGAGCATCATTACGTTTAACCTTCTTGTTGATGGTTACGGCAAAGCTGGGAAGATGTCCAACGCTTTGCATTTCTTCAACCAAATGAAGGCGGCTGGTTTCCAACCAAGTGCAGTGACATACAATATGCTTATTGCTGGTTTCTGCCGTGCTAGGGATATGACCCGGGCAAACAGGGCTTTATCTGACATGAAGGAGCGAGGATTGGAACCAACTAAAGTGACATACACAATACTAATCGATTCATTTGCCAGAGAAAATGACACAGATAAGGTTTTTGAGATGCTCACAGGGATGGAGAAGGCAGGTCTAGAGGTGGATGTGCGCACTTATGGTGTTCTGATCCGTGCACTCTGCATGGAAGGGAATATGAAGGATGCCAAGAAGTTGTTTCAGTCAATGGGCGAGAAAGGTGTTGAGCCGAGCAATGTGATCTATGACATGATGATTTATGGCTATGGGAGAGAAGGTAGCTCATACAAGGCTCTTAAGTTCATCATGGAGATGAGGCAAAAGGGTTTGGTTCCAAATTCTGCAAGTTACAGCTTGACGATCCGAATTCTTTGCAGGGATGATAAATGTCAGGAAGCTGAGGCACTAATTGATGATATGGTTCATGCTGGTCTGCAAACAAGTGAATCGATCCGCCAGGCATTATTGGATGCCAAGGCAAGATGGAGAGGTTCTACTGACTCCTCTTTTGCTTAG
- the LOC102713155 gene encoding pentatricopeptide repeat-containing protein At4g11690-like isoform X2 → MWGATAAAVRRLCAAGNVRSALAMLARGVKAGDAALDVTACTALVHGCCRGGDVAEARRVFDVMPLLGLAPNEVTYTALMHGYFIHGHKEKGFSLFEDMRRVGVEPNLYTYNCLIGECCRTGEFERAHNLFDEMSEKGIVRNAVSYNTLIAGLCKHGKLWNAARLLDRMRKEGTRPSIITFNLLVDGYGKAGKMSNALHFFNQMKAAGFQPSAVTYNMLIAGFCRARDMTRANRALSDMKERGLEPTKVTYTILIDSFARENDTDKVFEMLTGMEKAGLEVDVRTYGVLIRALCMEGNMKDAKKLFQSMGEKGVEPSNVIYDMMIYGYGREGMINVRKLRH, encoded by the exons ATGTGGGGAGCCACAGCCGCAGCGGTGCGGCGGCTCTGCGCGGCCGGCAACGTCCGCTCGGCGCTCGCGATGCTGGCCCGCGGGGTGaaggcgggcgacgcggcgctgGACGTGACCGCGTGCACCGCGCTCGTCCACGGCTGCTGCAGGGGCGGCGATGTGGCGGAAGCACGGAGGGTGTTCGATGTAATGCCGCTCTTGGGCTTGGCGCCTAACGAGGTCACTTACACTGCTCTGATGCATGGCTACTTCATCCATGGCCACAAGGAAAAGGGTTTTTCCTTGTTTGAGGATATGAGGAGGGTTGGAGTTGAGCCGAACCTTTACACCTACAACTGCTTGATCGGAGAGTGTTGCAGGACAGGGGAATTCGAGCGCGCCCATAACTTGTTCGACGAAATGTCTGAGAAGGGCATTGTGCGCAATGCTGTTAGCTATAACACCCTCATCGCCGGCCTATGCAAGCATGGCAAGCTGTGGAATGCCGCCAGGCTATTGGATAGGATGAGGAAGGAGGGTACCCGTCCGAGCATCATTACGTTTAACCTTCTTGTTGATGGTTACGGCAAAGCTGGGAAGATGTCCAACGCTTTGCATTTCTTCAACCAAATGAAGGCGGCTGGTTTCCAACCAAGTGCAGTGACATACAATATGCTTATTGCTGGTTTCTGCCGTGCTAGGGATATGACCCGGGCAAACAGGGCTTTATCTGACATGAAGGAGCGAGGATTGGAACCAACTAAAGTGACATACACAATACTAATCGATTCATTTGCCAGAGAAAATGACACAGATAAGGTTTTTGAGATGCTCACAGGGATGGAGAAGGCAGGTCTAGAGGTGGATGTGCGCACTTATGGTGTTCTGATCCGTGCACTCTGCATGGAAGGGAATATGAAGGATGCCAAGAAGTTGTTTCAGTCAATGGGCGAGAAAGGTGTTGAGCCGAGCAATGTGATCTATGACATGATGATTTATGGCTATGGGAGAGAAG GGATGATAAATGTCAGGAAGCTGAGGCACTAA